From the genome of Gorilla gorilla gorilla isolate KB3781 chromosome 4, NHGRI_mGorGor1-v2.1_pri, whole genome shotgun sequence, one region includes:
- the DUSP14 gene encoding dual specificity protein phosphatase 14, which produces MSSRGHSTLPRTLMAPRMISEGDIGGIAQITSSLFLGRGSVASNRHLLQARGITCIVNATIEIPNFNWPQFEYVKVPLADMPHAPIGLYFDTVADKIHSVSRKHGATLVHCAAGVSRSATLCIAYLMKFHNVCLLEAYNWVKARRPVIRPNVGFWRQLIDYERQLFGKSTVKMVQTPYGIVPDVYEKESRHLMPYWGI; this is translated from the coding sequence ATGAGCTCCAGAGGTCACAGCACGCTACCAAGGACTCTCATGGCCCCTCGGATGATTTCCGAGGGAGACATAGGAGGCATTGCTCAAATCACCTCCTCTCTATTCCTGGGCAGAGGCAGTGTGGCCTCCAATCGGCACCTCCTCCAGGCTCGTGGCATCACCTGCATTGTTAATGCTACCATTGAGATCCCTAATTTCAACTGGCCCCAATTTGAGTATGTTAAAGTGCCTCTGGCTGACATGCCGCATGCCCCCATTGGACTGTACTTTGACACCGTGGCTGACAAGATCCACAGTGTGAGCAGGAAGCACGGGGCCACCTTGGTGCACTGTGCTGCAGGGGTGAGCCGCTCAGCCACGCTGTGTATCGCGTACCTGATGAAATTCCACAACGTGTGCCTGCTGGAGGCGTACAACTGGGTGAAAGCCCGGCGACCTGTCATCAGGCCCAACGTAGGCTTCTGGAGGCAACTGATAGACTACGAGCGCCAGCTCTTTGGGAAGTCAACAGTTAAAATGGTACAGACACCTTATGGCATAGTTCCCGACGTCTATGAGAAGGAGTCCCGACACCTGATGCCTTACTGGGGGATTTAG